A section of the Humulus lupulus chromosome 2, drHumLupu1.1, whole genome shotgun sequence genome encodes:
- the LOC133816267 gene encoding F-box protein At3g07870-like, whose amino-acid sequence MAASSEIQCLPPEIILQIISKLPISSLFQVKYVCKAWHNLAQDSRFLDLILKRSPEESECLVMHSNSLAKNQIFLVDYSELLYCDKETQLMNIQSSFCSSSPEFDVVSSCNGLLCLLCDNSLTNNGVLRIYNPLTGEYKALPNTTSFHDPTQYVVYGFGFNPITNEYKVVKIIYYWPAQEEEDDDYLGLMSFSLRVSEVKVLSLGSSSWRCLGRTSYYLDDWPGQAVVNGRIHWETCQQRDFPHRDIISFHLEDEQFREVPKPDDLLLLKCDHLSILRGCLSVGLCVNYGKLEIWVMKEYGVKESWVKEFNIASYVPKSLLGQEKEEQSCRISCIAKKASFDRVLSELRSGEILMEHHGKSLVLYDPKTQSFKDIQFKGMPTLFDTVAHVANFNQIGTRLGI is encoded by the coding sequence ATGGCTGCAAGCTCAGAAATACAATGCCTTCCCCCGGAGATAATTCTCCAAATAATCTCAAAGCTTCCCATATCATCTCTATTTCAAGTCAAGTACGTATGCAAAGCTTGGCACAACTTGGCTCAAGACTCTCGTTTtcttgatctcatccttaagCGCTCACCAGAAGAAAGCGAATGCCTTGTCATGCATTCCAACAGTCTAGCCAAGAACCAGATTTTCTTAGTCGATTATTCCGAGTTGTTATATTGTGACAAAGAGACCCAGTTAATGAACATTCAATCGTCCTTTTGTTCTTCATCGCCGGAATTTGATGTGGTAAGCTCATGCAATGGCTTACTTTGTTTATTATGTGATAATTCGTTGACTAACAATGGTGTGTTACGCATATACAATCCGTTAACCGGCGAATACAAAGCTCTTCCTAATACTACTTCTTTTCATGATCCAACCCAATATGTGGTCTACGGATTCGGATTCAATCCCATAACCAATGAATACAAAGTTGTTAAGATCATCTACTATTGGCCAGctcaagaggaagaagatgatgattaTCTTGGCCTAATGAGTTTCTCTTTAAGAGTATCAGAAGTTAAAGTATTAAGTTTGGGAAGCTCCTCGTGGAGATGTTTGGGAAGAACATCTTACTACCTTGATGATTGGCCTGGCCAGGCTGTAGTCAATGGAAGAATTCACTGGGAGACTTGCCAGCAGAGAGACTTTCCGCACCGCGATATCATCTCCTTCCACCTTGAAGACGAGCAATTCAGGGAGGTTCCAAAGCCTGATGATCTTCTTCTTCTGAAATGTGATCATTTGTCAATCTTAAGAGGTTGTCTTTCGGTTGGTTTGTGTGTCAATTATGGGAAATTAGAGATTTGGGTTATGAAGGAGTATGGTGTGAAGGAATCTTGGGTCAAAGAATTTAACATAGCAAGTTATGTTCCAAAGTCATTATTGGGACAAGAAAAAGAGGAACAATCCTGTAGGATTTCCTGTATCGCAAAAAAAGCTAGTTTTGATCGGGTTTTGTCGGAGTTAAGGAGCGGGGAGATCTTGATGGAGCACCATGGTAAGTCTTTGGTTCTTTATGATCCAAAAACTCAAAGTTTTAAGGATATCCAGTTTAAGGGTATGCCAACCTTGTTTGATACAGTAGCACACGTTGCAAATTTCAATCAGATTGGTACCCGTTTAGGTATCTGA